Proteins encoded together in one Centropristis striata isolate RG_2023a ecotype Rhode Island chromosome 6, C.striata_1.0, whole genome shotgun sequence window:
- the bida gene encoding BH3 interacting domain death agonist — translation MEGLGKMNSGQDTALVVLAFLQADCSSSEYETALLSLGKDLNLTRDINFNGPRKDVLDDGDLECDGHLPSSITAAIADLQPSVELQWPRNNGDAAALQQVAEELREIADQLEHNMVAQATQNLSRNISTSPTEHWKEHLTQEVERMIRRGVGLDHLPQERVIVALTLTLVKGVCVQTPRLLRNLFNTALQYLNPAR, via the exons ATGGAAGGCCTGGGGAAGATGAACAGTGGGCAGGACACCGCCCTGGTCGTTTTGGCCTTTCTCCAAGCTGACTGTAGTAGTTCAGAGTACGAGACGGCGCTTCTCTCCCTGGGAAAGGACTTGAATCTTACCCGGGACATAAACTTCAATGGTCCCAGGAAAGACGTCCTGGACGATGGAGACCTCGAGTGTGATGGTCACCTGCCCAGCAGCATCACAGCTGCTATAGCTGACCTGCAGCCTTCAGTGGAGCTGCAGTGGCCTA GGAACAATGGTGATGCAGCAGCACTTCAGCAGGTTGCAGAGGAGCTGAGAGAAATTGCAGACCAGCTTGAACACAACATGGTGGCTCAGGCTACACAAAACCTGAGCAGAAACATATCGACCTCACCCACTGAA CATTGGAAAGAGCACCTTACTCAGGAGGTGGAGAGGATGATCAGGCGGGGTGTGGGTCTGGATCATCTACCCCAGGAGCGAGTCATCGTGGCCCTCACGCTCACCTTGGTGAAGGGAGTGTGCGTGCAGACTCCTCGGCTGCTGAGAAACCTCTTCAACACTGCGCTGCAGTACCTCAACCCTGCGAGGTGA
- the wee2 gene encoding wee1-like protein kinase 2, whose translation MSTLFDEISQQLDFSSCGEEGNSSDNSSDDCVPIIHSPRIRSPRIRSSGISSPSSVCRTPRVQRHRSNISSPVQCTSPIPYAAWRKLRLRDSPSTPKSLLSKSSQPCSSTKISRPQRSLRFSSAAANLIQAPCVNVNPFTPDTVRRGSEQLWKDRCRSDDDDDYGRRLKHSLTSSEEDDEAFLPPKRRAVQAFMLSRYESEFLELECIGVGEFGAVYKCVKRLDGCLYAIKRSRRPLAGSANEQLALKEVYAHAVLGHHPHVVRYYSAWAEDDHMIIQNEYCDGGSLTDVIVKREVQGELFSEAELKDLLLQVSMGLKYIHSLGLVHLDIKPSNIFICQRPSTSAAGEGESEEEDDRSTSAGVIYKIGDLGHVTSTNSPQVEEGDSRFLAIEVLHEDYSDLPKADIFALGLTILLAAGAPPLPQNGEEWHSLREGQLPKLPKELSPPFKGLLQLLLDPDLTKRPSARELCKHAVLRDERTGRVAAQLRRELNVEKFRTAMLEKELQEARQAALSPKQSITLGLKSPAKMGSLPRAGRRLVGGKSARSMSFGCPGYGV comes from the exons ATGTCGACGTTGTTTGACGAGATCAGCCAGCAGCTGGACTTCTCCAGCTGTGGAGAAGAGGGAAACAGCAGCGACAACAGCTCCGATGACTGCGTCCCCATTATCCACAGTCCCAGGATCCGTAGTCCCAGGATCCGCAGTTCTGGGATCAGCAGTCCCAGCTCTGTGTGTAGGACGCCCAGGGTGCAACGCCACAGAAGCAACATCTCTTCCCCTGTGCAGTGCACCAGCCCCATTCCTTATGCTGCCTGGAGGAAACTAAGACTCCGTGACTCTCCCAGCACACCCAAG AGCCTTCTGTCGAAGTCGTCCCAGCCTTGCTCCAGCACTAAGATAAGTCGCCCTCAGAGGAGTCTGCGTTTCTCCTCAGCTGCTGCTAACCTCATCCAGGCACCTTGCGTCAACGTGAATCCTTTCACCCCCGACACGGTCCGCAGGGGCAGCGAGCAGCTGTGGAAGGACCGCTGCAggagtgatgatgatgatgattatggaCGCAG GTTGAAACACAGCCTCACGTCATCTGAGGAGGATGATGAAGCCTTTCTCCCACCAAAG AGGAGAGCTGTCCAGGCCTTCATGCTGTCGCGCTATGAGAGTGAGTTCCTGGAGCTGGAGTGCATTGGCGTGGGCGAGTTTGGGGCAGTTTACAAGTGCGTGAAGAGGCTGGATGGTTGCTTGTACGCCATAAAACGATCTCGCCGACCCCTGGCAGGTTCTGCCAATGA GCAGCTGGCCCTAAAGGAAGTGTATGCACATGCTGTTCTTGGGCACCACCCACATGTTGTTCGCTATTATTCAGCATGGGCAGAAGATGACCACATGATTATTCAGAATGAATACTGTGACG GTGGAAGTCTCACTGATGTTATTGTGAAGAGGGAGGTGCAGGGTGAactgttttcagaggcagagttgaAAGATTTGCTCTTACAAGTGTCTATGGGgctaaaatacatccacagctTAGGCCTGGTACACCTGGACATCAAACCAA GTAATATATTCATTTGCCAACGTCCCAGCACGAGTGCAGCAGGTGAAGGAGAGAGTGAGGAGGAAGATGACAGAAGCACTTCTGCAGGAGTCATTTACAAAATTG GGGATCTGGGTCATGTGACGTCAACAAACAGTCCTCAAGTCGAGGAAGGGGACAGTCGCTTTCTGGCCATTGAGGTCCTGCATGAG GATTACAGCGATCTGCCCAAGGCCGACATCTTTGCCCTGGGCCTTACGATCCTGCTGGCAGCAGGCGCTCCACCTCTGCCTCAAAATGGAGAAGAGTGGCATAGCCTGAGAGAGGGGCAGCTCCCCAAACTGCCAAAGGAGCTGTCGCCTCCCTTCAAAGGCCTACTGCAG TTGTTGCTGGATCCAGACCTGACGAAGCGACCATCTGCCAGGGAGCTTTGCAAGCATGCAGTCCTGAGGGACGAGAGGACCGGGAGGGTGGCAGCTCAGCTACGCAGAGAGCTCAATGTAGAGAAGTTTAGGACAGCCATGCTCGAAAA AGAGCTCCAGGAGGCTCGCCAGGCAGCTTTGTCACCTAAGCAGAGCATCACTCTTGGGCTGAAATCCCCCGCCAAGATGGGATCCCTACCCAGAGCAGGAAGGAGGCTTGTCGGCGGGAAGAGTGCACGATCCATGAGCTTTGGTTGCCCAGGTTACGGAGTCTGA